One Halobaculum marinum genomic window carries:
- a CDS encoding 3-oxoacyl-ACP synthase, with amino-acid sequence MSDGGDAATDRPVGLTGLGTYVPDEVLTGAEIADTSGIPESVVVEKMGMREKRVCPPDDDHVSDMCVAAGREALADARIEASALDLVLFHGSEYKDHVVWSAAADVCERLGADGAYAHESYTLCAGAPIAIRHTAAQLRVGDIDRALLVTASREEDLVDYEDDDASFMFNFGSGASATVLEADPATERTSAVVRESAAVTDGSFSRDVVMPAGGSRDPPTHDTVEAGAHSLTVPDPNDMKERLADVSAPAFLGVADDALAASGYERGDVDFLALTHMKRSFHEYLCAELGVDQSESYYLDDYGHVQSADQVLALCEGLDRDRVAAGDVVLFLAAGTGYTWAATVLEWTDDRPASSSSVPS; translated from the coding sequence ATGAGTGACGGCGGCGACGCGGCGACTGACCGCCCCGTCGGCCTGACCGGGCTCGGGACGTACGTCCCCGACGAAGTACTGACCGGCGCCGAGATAGCCGACACCAGTGGCATTCCGGAGTCGGTCGTCGTCGAGAAGATGGGGATGCGCGAGAAGCGCGTCTGCCCGCCGGACGACGACCACGTCAGCGACATGTGCGTCGCGGCTGGGCGCGAAGCGCTCGCCGACGCCAGAATCGAGGCGTCGGCCCTAGACCTTGTCCTGTTCCACGGGAGCGAGTACAAGGACCACGTCGTGTGGTCGGCGGCGGCGGACGTCTGCGAACGGCTCGGCGCCGACGGGGCGTACGCCCACGAGTCGTACACGCTGTGTGCTGGAGCGCCGATTGCGATCCGTCACACCGCCGCCCAACTCCGCGTCGGCGATATCGACCGCGCGCTGCTCGTCACCGCGAGCCGTGAGGAGGACCTCGTCGACTACGAGGACGACGACGCCAGTTTCATGTTCAACTTCGGATCCGGCGCGTCGGCGACCGTGCTGGAGGCCGACCCCGCGACCGAGCGGACGAGCGCCGTCGTCCGCGAGTCGGCGGCGGTCACGGACGGGAGTTTCTCGCGCGACGTGGTGATGCCCGCCGGCGGATCACGAGACCCACCCACCCACGACACGGTGGAGGCGGGCGCCCACTCGCTCACTGTCCCCGACCCCAACGACATGAAGGAGCGCCTCGCCGACGTGTCCGCGCCGGCGTTCCTCGGCGTCGCCGACGACGCGCTCGCCGCGTCGGGGTACGAGCGCGGCGACGTGGACTTCCTCGCGCTCACGCACATGAAGCGCTCCTTCCACGAGTACCTCTGTGCCGAGCTGGGAGTCGATCAGTCGGAGAGCTACTACCTCGACGACTACGGCCACGTCCAGAGCGCCGACCAGGTGCTCGCGCTCTGTGAGGGGCTCGACCGCGACCGAGTCGCCGCCGGTGACGTCGTGCTGTTCCTGGCCGCCGGCACCGGCTACACGTGGGCGGCGACGGTCTTGGAGTGGACCGACGACCGACCTGCATCGTCGTCGTCGGTGCCCTCGTAG
- the rtcA gene encoding RNA 3'-terminal phosphate cyclase, which produces MITIDGRDGGGQVLRTALSLSVILERPFRIEHIRGNRPTPGLKPQHLTAVEVVTELCDGTVSGAELESDTLRFEPGDARETPLDAAIGTAGSIPLLFDTVLPIGAFSAVPLRVTATGGTDVKWSPTVAYQQLVKLPLLATWGVEADVEVKRTGFYPAGDGKAVLQTRPSSVSPLTLEHRGAIDRVDIYSKATESLRDARVAQRQADRARAQLTEAGLRTTTGAVEYVRSRSTGSSLLLRVGTRDAVAGFSALGERGRSSEQVADDAVEQVFEFRDATAPVDRFMADQLMLFLALAGGRVRIPAVTDHVRTNRAVLEAFGSDVHLDSRDDGTHVLSAAAHPAL; this is translated from the coding sequence GTGATTACCATCGACGGGCGCGACGGGGGCGGCCAAGTGCTCAGAACGGCGTTGAGCCTTTCGGTCATCCTCGAACGACCGTTCCGGATCGAGCACATCCGGGGGAACCGGCCGACTCCCGGCCTCAAACCGCAACACCTCACGGCGGTCGAGGTCGTCACGGAGTTGTGTGACGGGACGGTGTCGGGTGCGGAACTCGAGTCCGATACCCTGCGCTTCGAGCCCGGAGACGCCCGCGAGACGCCGCTCGACGCGGCTATCGGCACTGCCGGAAGCATCCCGCTGCTGTTCGACACCGTCCTCCCGATAGGCGCGTTCTCGGCCGTCCCGCTTCGAGTGACGGCTACAGGCGGGACGGACGTGAAGTGGTCGCCGACCGTCGCCTACCAGCAACTGGTCAAACTCCCGCTGTTGGCGACGTGGGGGGTGGAGGCAGACGTGGAGGTCAAGCGGACCGGCTTCTACCCCGCCGGCGACGGCAAGGCCGTCCTTCAGACGCGCCCGTCGTCGGTGTCGCCGCTCACGCTCGAACACCGGGGCGCGATCGACCGCGTCGACATCTACTCGAAGGCCACCGAGTCACTGCGCGACGCGCGGGTCGCACAGCGACAGGCGGACCGCGCGCGAGCGCAGTTGACGGAGGCGGGCCTCCGAACGACGACCGGTGCGGTGGAGTACGTCCGCAGCCGGTCGACCGGATCGTCGCTCCTCCTCCGTGTGGGTACTCGCGACGCCGTCGCCGGGTTCAGTGCCCTCGGCGAGCGCGGTCGGTCGTCCGAACAGGTGGCCGACGACGCCGTCGAACAGGTCTTCGAGTTTCGGGACGCGACGGCACCGGTCGACCGGTTCATGGCCGACCAACTGATGCTGTTCCTCGCGCTCGCCGGCGGGCGCGTTCGGATTCCAGCCGTGACCGACCACGTCCGAACGAACCGCGCGGTCCTGGAGGCGTTCGGGAGCGACGTGCACCTCGACAGTCGCGACGACGGAACACACGTGCTCTCCGCGGCCGCGCATCCAGCGCTGTGA
- a CDS encoding beta-galactosidase produces the protein MTDDDTDDGRIAHEPHDPTTPRIGVCYFPEHWPRDRWERDVELMVEAGIEVVRMAEFSWGRIEPTRGEFDFEWLDEAVALLGEAGIDVVLCTPTATPPKWLVDERPEILQEEPDGTTRAFGSRRHYCFNSDAYREETERVVTRMADHYADNPHVVGWQTDNEYGCHQTIRCYCDDCGAAFRDWCRERYGDVETLNETWGTTFWSQQHADFSEVDPPRHTATEHHPSRLLDFGRFASDSAVDYNRLQTGILREANADWFVTHNFMGNFPTLDAYDVTESLEFATWDSYPTGFAQDRRLGESTPERLRAGDPDQVSLNHDLYRTPAGFWVMEQQPGDINWPPYAPQPGEGAMRLWAHQAVAHGANTVSYFRWRRCRQGQEQYHAGLLRHDGTPDRGFEDAREAAAELAELDLAGVDAPVALLFSYDDLWALSEQPHSPEFDYWQLVGRFYRALRGRGVQVDVVQPEADLSGYAAVVAPTLHLADGALADHLESYLHEGGQLLFGPRSGYKLPGNRLQPDLAPGPFTSLVGGHVDQHESPPETLATKLSYRGDEYEFDTWGEWLVADDATVVGRHESGTAEGNPALLHHDVGDGAVTYCGVQPGTALADALVSDLLGRAGVGHTERLPETVRLAERDGVTWVLNFGSESVTVDGPADAEWIVGAETVSPFGVGVVEAPASSLGLVDTE, from the coding sequence ATGACCGACGACGACACCGACGACGGCCGCATCGCACACGAACCGCACGACCCAACGACGCCGCGGATCGGCGTCTGCTACTTCCCCGAGCACTGGCCACGAGACCGGTGGGAGCGTGACGTCGAACTGATGGTCGAGGCGGGCATCGAGGTCGTCCGGATGGCCGAGTTCTCGTGGGGGCGCATCGAGCCGACTCGCGGCGAGTTCGACTTCGAGTGGCTCGACGAGGCCGTCGCGTTGCTCGGAGAGGCGGGGATCGATGTCGTCCTCTGCACCCCGACGGCGACGCCGCCGAAGTGGCTCGTCGACGAGCGCCCAGAGATCCTCCAGGAGGAGCCCGACGGGACGACGCGCGCGTTCGGGAGCCGGCGCCACTACTGCTTCAACTCCGACGCCTATCGCGAGGAGACCGAGCGTGTGGTCACGCGGATGGCCGATCACTACGCCGACAATCCGCACGTCGTCGGCTGGCAGACCGACAACGAGTACGGCTGTCACCAAACGATCCGCTGTTACTGTGACGACTGCGGCGCTGCGTTCCGCGACTGGTGTCGCGAGCGCTACGGCGACGTCGAGACGCTCAACGAGACGTGGGGGACGACGTTCTGGAGCCAACAGCACGCCGACTTTTCGGAAGTCGACCCGCCGCGCCACACGGCGACGGAGCACCATCCGTCGCGACTGCTCGACTTCGGTCGCTTCGCCAGCGACAGCGCCGTCGACTACAACCGCCTCCAGACGGGCATCCTGCGGGAGGCGAACGCCGACTGGTTCGTCACCCACAACTTCATGGGCAACTTCCCGACGCTGGACGCGTACGACGTCACGGAGTCGCTGGAGTTCGCCACGTGGGACTCGTACCCCACCGGCTTCGCCCAGGACCGCCGACTCGGCGAGTCGACACCGGAGCGACTCCGCGCGGGCGACCCAGACCAGGTGAGTCTGAACCACGACCTGTACCGCACGCCCGCCGGCTTCTGGGTGATGGAGCAGCAGCCGGGCGACATCAACTGGCCGCCGTACGCCCCCCAACCGGGCGAGGGCGCGATGCGGCTGTGGGCTCACCAGGCGGTGGCGCACGGCGCGAACACGGTGTCGTACTTCCGCTGGCGCCGCTGTCGACAGGGCCAAGAGCAGTACCACGCGGGGCTGCTCCGCCACGACGGCACCCCCGACCGCGGGTTCGAGGACGCGCGCGAGGCGGCCGCCGAGCTGGCCGAGCTGGATCTGGCTGGCGTCGACGCACCCGTCGCGCTGTTGTTCAGCTACGACGACCTCTGGGCGCTGTCCGAACAGCCACACTCACCCGAGTTCGACTACTGGCAGCTTGTCGGCCGGTTCTACCGAGCGCTGCGCGGCCGTGGCGTACAGGTCGACGTCGTGCAACCGGAGGCGGACCTCTCCGGGTACGCGGCGGTCGTCGCACCGACGCTCCACCTCGCCGACGGGGCGTTGGCCGATCACCTCGAGTCGTACCTGCACGAGGGCGGACAGCTTCTGTTCGGCCCACGGTCGGGGTATAAGCTCCCCGGCAACCGACTCCAGCCCGACCTGGCCCCCGGCCCGTTCACGTCGCTCGTGGGCGGTCACGTCGACCAACACGAGTCCCCACCGGAGACGTTGGCGACGAAGCTCAGCTATCGCGGCGACGAGTACGAGTTCGACACCTGGGGCGAGTGGCTCGTTGCCGACGACGCGACCGTCGTCGGTCGCCACGAGAGTGGGACGGCCGAAGGCAACCCGGCGCTGTTACACCACGACGTCGGCGACGGGGCCGTGACCTACTGCGGTGTCCAGCCGGGCACGGCGCTGGCAGACGCACTCGTGTCCGACCTGTTGGGCCGAGCTGGCGTCGGCCACACAGAGCGCCTCCCGGAGACAGTTCGACTCGCGGAACGCGATGGAGTGACGTGGGTGTTGAACTTCGGCTCGGAGTCGGTGACGGTCGACGGTCCTGCCGACGCCGAGTGGATCGTCGGTGCCGAAACGGTGTCGCCGTTCGGCGTCGGCGTCGTCGAGGCGCCCGCTTCGAGTCTCGGTCTCGTCGACACCGAGTGA
- a CDS encoding branched-chain amino acid ABC transporter permease, with protein MSTVVPLLSALPAFSALPLQLVDALVEFLSPATLGEVIVRGLAEASLYVMIAAGLTLVFGLMGVLNFAHGSLTMLGAYLGGLVLVVTVAQSSGAAARLLAFGLAVVVAFGALAALGGVLEVGLVRPIYDRPPLYQILLTFGVTLVLDELARIVVLFYGLQPTTVWQDVLGTKPTFLADSVGVAGVSASGLELFQILFGVATVVGVFLFLTRTRYGLYVRAGGEDSEMLSALGVDVNRVFTVVFALGTGIAGAAGVLLAWDPAWGASVPLGAETLLPAFVVVIVGGLGTFRGTVVAALVVGLVDSTMTWWFQNVIDFTGLPEMVVFLVLVITLIVKPQGLYGVSEVGGH; from the coding sequence ATGAGCACCGTCGTTCCGCTCCTGTCGGCGCTGCCGGCGTTCTCGGCGCTCCCGCTGCAACTCGTCGACGCGCTCGTCGAGTTCCTCTCTCCCGCCACGCTCGGCGAGGTGATCGTCCGTGGTCTGGCGGAGGCGAGCCTCTACGTGATGATCGCCGCCGGGTTGACGCTCGTGTTCGGCCTGATGGGCGTCCTCAACTTCGCGCACGGCTCGCTCACGATGCTCGGTGCCTACCTCGGCGGCCTCGTGCTCGTCGTGACGGTGGCACAGTCGAGCGGCGCCGCCGCTCGACTGCTCGCGTTCGGCCTCGCCGTCGTCGTGGCCTTCGGCGCGCTCGCCGCGCTCGGCGGTGTCCTCGAAGTCGGGCTCGTTCGCCCCATCTACGACCGGCCGCCGCTGTACCAGATCCTCCTGACGTTCGGCGTGACGCTGGTGCTTGACGAACTCGCACGCATCGTCGTACTGTTCTACGGGCTCCAGCCCACCACCGTCTGGCAGGACGTGCTCGGCACGAAACCGACATTCCTCGCGGACTCGGTCGGCGTCGCCGGCGTCTCCGCGAGCGGGCTGGAACTGTTCCAGATCCTGTTCGGCGTCGCGACGGTCGTCGGCGTGTTCCTGTTCCTCACGCGGACGCGCTACGGCCTGTACGTACGCGCCGGCGGCGAGGACAGCGAGATGCTGTCGGCGCTCGGCGTCGACGTGAACCGCGTGTTCACCGTCGTCTTCGCGCTCGGCACCGGCATCGCCGGCGCCGCGGGCGTCCTGCTCGCGTGGGACCCGGCGTGGGGCGCGTCCGTCCCGCTCGGGGCCGAGACGCTGCTCCCGGCGTTCGTCGTCGTCATCGTCGGCGGCCTCGGCACGTTCCGGGGCACCGTCGTCGCGGCGCTGGTGGTCGGCCTGGTCGACTCCACAATGACGTGGTGGTTCCAGAACGTCATCGACTTCACCGGCCTGCCGGAGATGGTCGTGTTCCTCGTGCTCGTCATCACGCTGATCGTGAAGCCGCAGGGCCTGTACGGCGTCTCGGAGGTGGGGGGCCATTAG
- a CDS encoding cytochrome c oxidase subunit 3: MDGTDAAAADHDAAEHTSRWPIVAAVGAAALYLGAGGAMAVGDALPRTPLLVVAGIGVVVVVGGLAGWAREAFFAGEAGSRSQLYVGGMWLFLLSDLATFAAGFVYYAFVRSGTWPPSELPPLLGSLVLVNTVVLVASSVTVHFAHDALESGNRSRFLGLLGTTVALGAVFVAGQAYEYFEFVTAESFTLSDGVFASAFYGLTGLHGLHVTLGVVMLALVFVRSLRGAYSEGNDTAVRTVSLYWHFVDGVWIFLVAVLYVGAVVG, translated from the coding sequence ATGGACGGGACCGACGCCGCCGCCGCGGACCACGACGCGGCGGAGCACACGAGCAGGTGGCCCATCGTCGCAGCGGTCGGCGCGGCGGCGCTGTATCTCGGCGCCGGCGGTGCGATGGCCGTGGGTGACGCGCTTCCCCGGACGCCGCTACTGGTCGTCGCCGGTATCGGCGTCGTCGTGGTCGTGGGCGGTCTCGCCGGGTGGGCACGGGAGGCGTTCTTCGCCGGCGAGGCGGGGAGTCGCTCGCAGTTGTACGTCGGCGGGATGTGGCTGTTTCTCCTCTCGGACCTGGCGACGTTCGCCGCGGGGTTCGTCTACTACGCGTTCGTCCGCTCGGGGACGTGGCCGCCGTCGGAGTTGCCCCCGTTGCTCGGGTCGCTCGTGCTCGTGAACACGGTCGTCCTCGTCGCGAGCAGTGTGACGGTCCACTTCGCGCACGACGCGCTGGAGTCCGGGAACCGTAGCCGGTTCCTCGGGCTGTTGGGAACGACGGTAGCTCTCGGGGCCGTCTTCGTCGCGGGACAGGCGTACGAGTACTTCGAGTTCGTCACCGCGGAGTCGTTCACGCTCTCTGACGGCGTGTTCGCGAGCGCCTTCTACGGACTGACTGGACTGCACGGGTTGCACGTGACGCTGGGCGTCGTCATGCTCGCACTCGTGTTCGTGCGGTCGCTTCGCGGCGCGTACTCCGAGGGGAACGACACCGCCGTCCGGACGGTTTCGCTGTACTGGCACTTCGTCGACGGCGTTTGGATCTTCCTGGTCGCGGTGTTGTACGTCGGTGCCGTCGTCGGGTGA
- a CDS encoding alpha-galactosidase: MTERASAGDTTVAFDPQSGDIDVVAGDTTLLSGRVSATSTDGTPLSTSVSLSAAHGAVDITVTATNDTDEQRALGDICVISDAETAFSSDDRIFEHGYQSWTPTATTPLDDPFPPESVESVPQMTDVAAPDEGRTSHAVTALSGDAGSVTLGFLDHEAYLSRFDVATAPVRLTALCPGDGVSVSPGECRTAATLRVDATRTVDAALASIADAVADRMDARVPAAAPTGWCSWYHYFTEVTADDVRDNVGALDDWGVPLDVIQIDDGYEQAFGDWRTLADGFDDMRALRDDIVDAGHTAGIWLAPFYVQADSQLAADHPEWLITDGAGAPVDAGARHGPMYGLDVTHPGATEWLRETFRTVVEEWGLSTSNSTSCTPPRSRVSGTGTSPARRRTGTGWRRSERPSATRSSSAAAHRDSPAWGWSTRCASAPTRRRTGVARATPRANPPTRTRFATCSTVSSVTADCG; the protein is encoded by the coding sequence GTGACTGAGCGCGCGAGCGCCGGCGACACGACGGTCGCGTTCGATCCCCAGTCGGGCGACATCGACGTTGTCGCCGGCGACACGACGCTCCTGTCGGGGCGCGTGTCGGCGACGAGCACCGACGGGACGCCGCTCTCGACGAGTGTGTCGCTGTCGGCGGCCCACGGAGCGGTCGACATCACAGTCACCGCGACGAACGACACCGACGAGCAACGAGCGCTCGGCGACATCTGCGTGATCTCGGACGCGGAGACGGCGTTCTCCTCTGACGACCGGATCTTCGAGCACGGCTACCAGTCGTGGACGCCCACGGCGACGACGCCGCTCGACGACCCGTTCCCGCCGGAGTCGGTCGAGTCGGTGCCGCAGATGACCGACGTGGCGGCGCCCGACGAAGGACGAACGAGTCATGCCGTGACGGCGCTGTCCGGAGACGCCGGGTCGGTGACGCTTGGCTTCCTCGACCACGAAGCGTATCTGAGCCGCTTCGACGTCGCTACCGCGCCCGTGCGGCTCACCGCCTTGTGCCCTGGCGACGGCGTGTCGGTGTCACCTGGCGAGTGTCGAACCGCTGCGACACTGCGCGTCGATGCGACCCGAACGGTCGACGCGGCGTTGGCGTCCATCGCCGACGCCGTCGCCGACCGGATGGATGCACGTGTACCGGCGGCGGCCCCCACCGGCTGGTGCAGTTGGTACCACTACTTCACCGAGGTGACGGCGGACGACGTGCGCGACAACGTCGGCGCACTCGACGACTGGGGCGTCCCACTCGACGTGATCCAGATCGACGACGGCTACGAACAAGCGTTCGGCGACTGGCGAACTCTCGCCGACGGGTTCGACGACATGCGTGCCCTGCGCGACGACATCGTCGACGCTGGCCACACAGCCGGCATCTGGCTCGCACCGTTCTACGTCCAAGCCGACTCTCAGTTGGCTGCAGACCACCCGGAGTGGCTGATCACGGACGGCGCGGGTGCGCCGGTCGACGCCGGCGCCCGCCACGGTCCGATGTACGGGCTCGACGTCACCCACCCCGGTGCAACCGAGTGGCTCCGGGAGACGTTCCGCACGGTCGTCGAGGAGTGGGGATTGAGTACCTCAAACTCGACTTCTTGTACGCCGCCGCGCTCCCGGGTGAGCGGCACGGGGACGTCACCCGCGCGCAGGCGTACCGGCACGGGCTGGCGACGATCCGAGAGGCCGTCGGCGACGCGTTCGTCCTCGGCTGCGGCGCACCGGGATTCCCCAGCGTGGGGTTGGTCGACGCGATGCGCGTCGGCCCCGACACGGCGCCGTACTGGCGTCGCGAGGGCGACGCCGCGAGCGAACCCGCCCACGAGAACGCGATTCGCAACGTGCTCAACCGTCAGTTCTGTCACCGCCGACTGTGGCTGA
- the dgoD gene encoding galactonate dehydratase has protein sequence MTRIVDYELYQVPPRWLFLRIETSDGRVGWGARRRGRARTVRTAVEELLDTYLLGEDPMPIEDHWQTMYRGGFYRGGPVLMSAIAGIDQALWDLKGKHFGAPIYELLGGRARDRVRVYQWVGGDRPEGVAQAAAEKVDQGFSALKMNATPEMRRVDSPASIDAARERLAAVRETVGPEVDIGVDFHGRVSKPMAKRLAKALEPYEPMFVEEPVLPEHNDALPEIAGHTTVPIATGERMFSRWDFKEVFENGAVDVIQPDLSHAGGITEVKKIAAMAEAYDVAMAPHCPLGPIALASCVQVDACSPNVLIQEQSLDIHYNETSDVLDYLADPSVFEFDDGFIELPDGPGLGIEIDEDHVRDMTGDVDWHNPVWRHEDGSVAEW, from the coding sequence ATGACCCGGATCGTCGACTACGAACTGTACCAGGTGCCGCCGCGCTGGCTGTTCCTCCGCATCGAGACGAGCGACGGCCGCGTCGGCTGGGGAGCCCGTCGTCGAGGGCGCGCGCGGACCGTCCGCACCGCCGTCGAGGAACTGCTCGACACGTACCTCCTCGGCGAGGACCCGATGCCGATCGAAGACCACTGGCAGACGATGTACCGCGGCGGATTCTACCGCGGTGGTCCGGTCCTCATGTCGGCGATTGCCGGCATCGACCAGGCGCTGTGGGACCTCAAGGGCAAACACTTCGGCGCCCCTATCTACGAACTGCTGGGTGGGCGAGCGCGCGACCGCGTCCGCGTCTACCAGTGGGTCGGCGGCGACCGGCCCGAGGGCGTCGCACAGGCGGCCGCCGAGAAGGTCGATCAAGGGTTCTCCGCGCTCAAGATGAACGCGACGCCGGAGATGCGTCGGGTAGACTCGCCGGCGTCGATCGACGCCGCCCGCGAGCGGCTGGCGGCCGTTCGCGAGACGGTCGGGCCGGAGGTCGACATCGGCGTCGACTTCCACGGTCGCGTGTCGAAGCCGATGGCCAAGCGGCTGGCGAAGGCGTTGGAGCCGTACGAGCCGATGTTCGTCGAGGAGCCGGTGCTCCCCGAGCACAACGACGCACTCCCGGAGATCGCAGGCCACACCACCGTCCCGATCGCGACGGGCGAGCGGATGTTCTCGCGGTGGGATTTCAAAGAGGTGTTCGAGAACGGTGCCGTCGACGTGATCCAGCCCGACCTCTCGCACGCCGGCGGGATCACCGAGGTGAAGAAGATCGCAGCGATGGCGGAGGCGTACGACGTCGCGATGGCCCCCCACTGCCCGCTGGGGCCGATCGCGTTGGCCTCCTGTGTCCAGGTCGACGCCTGCTCGCCGAACGTCCTCATCCAAGAGCAGAGCCTCGACATCCACTACAACGAGACGAGCGACGTGCTCGACTACCTCGCCGACCCCTCGGTGTTCGAGTTCGACGACGGCTTCATCGAACTCCCCGACGGCCCGGGTCTCGGGATCGAGATCGACGAGGACCACGTCCGCGACATGACGGGCGACGTCGACTGGCACAATCCCGTGTGGCGCCACGAGGACGGGAGCGTGGCCGAATGGTGA
- a CDS encoding branched-chain amino acid ABC transporter permease: MVLAFAAYPGVYTLLVNSGLSAEVTALLPRIETLVVVLFFALFAMSFDFISGYTGYLSFGHAAFYGTGAYLVALAANDTLPLVGPETPFMLLLVLAGVAAAVVALAIGTVSFRLSGVYFAMITLGFSQVLYVFVRDWDFVSSAPRDGVAVTGTTEGFEIGVPGVDALNVAIGQLTGDSIEGLLGFIDLSPTEVSFYAIGAVVLVCYFLLQRIVHSPFGRTLIAIRENEERARAIGYNTYVYKLSAFVISGFFAGIAGALFVGFRRSVTPENGFYFLVAGDALLVSIIGGFGTLAGPLYGTLFDEGVREFLSKEGGGGGLLPYLRANVGEGTLATELYNGLTVAEAINTFLNGHAALYVGLLFVLFVLYVPNGLLGTARDRMGGTLAKAVPTRIRRWFDE, translated from the coding sequence GTGGTGCTCGCGTTCGCCGCCTACCCCGGCGTGTACACTCTGCTCGTGAACTCGGGGCTGTCCGCCGAGGTCACGGCGCTGTTGCCGCGGATCGAGACGCTTGTCGTCGTGTTGTTCTTCGCGCTGTTCGCGATGTCGTTCGACTTCATCAGCGGCTACACGGGCTACCTGTCGTTCGGCCACGCGGCGTTCTACGGAACCGGCGCATACCTCGTCGCGCTCGCGGCCAACGACACGCTCCCGCTGGTGGGGCCGGAGACGCCGTTCATGCTCCTGCTCGTGTTGGCTGGGGTCGCGGCCGCGGTCGTCGCGCTCGCCATCGGGACCGTCTCGTTCCGGCTGTCGGGTGTGTACTTCGCGATGATCACGCTCGGTTTCTCGCAGGTCCTGTACGTGTTCGTCCGCGACTGGGACTTCGTCTCCTCGGCGCCGCGGGACGGCGTCGCCGTGACCGGGACGACCGAGGGGTTCGAGATCGGCGTCCCCGGCGTCGACGCGCTCAACGTCGCCATCGGGCAGTTGACGGGCGACTCCATCGAGGGGCTGCTCGGCTTCATCGACCTGTCGCCGACGGAGGTGTCGTTCTACGCCATCGGGGCCGTCGTCCTCGTGTGCTACTTCCTGCTCCAGCGGATCGTCCACTCGCCGTTCGGCCGCACGCTGATCGCGATCCGGGAGAACGAGGAGCGCGCCCGCGCCATCGGCTATAACACGTACGTGTACAAGCTGTCGGCGTTCGTCATCTCCGGCTTCTTCGCCGGGATCGCCGGCGCGCTGTTCGTCGGCTTCCGTCGGTCGGTGACGCCAGAGAACGGCTTCTACTTCCTCGTCGCCGGCGACGCACTGCTGGTGTCGATCATCGGCGGGTTCGGCACGCTCGCCGGACCGCTGTACGGCACGCTGTTCGACGAGGGCGTGCGGGAGTTCCTCTCGAAGGAGGGCGGCGGCGGCGGTCTCCTCCCGTACCTCCGGGCGAACGTGGGCGAGGGAACCCTCGCGACGGAACTGTACAATGGCCTCACGGTCGCCGAGGCGATCAACACGTTCCTCAACGGCCACGCCGCGCTGTACGTCGGGCTGTTGTTCGTCCTGTTCGTGCTGTACGTGCCGAACGGCCTGCTCGGAACCGCGCGCGACCGGATGGGCGGGACGCTCGCGAAGGCCGTCCCCACCCGCATTCGTCGGTGGTTCGATGAGTGA
- a CDS encoding SDR family NAD(P)-dependent oxidoreductase, with the protein MVSGSADEGTDAHATGDRFVDTVAVVTGSTRGIGAGVARRLAAEGARVIVTGRSRDAGEATVADIEADGGDATFVRADMRDPDDIAALFDAAVETFGGVDVLVNNAGVETNTAVDEATMDDWAFVLETDFRSFWLCAREAAERMDGGAIVNMSSNHAICTMPAMFPYNAVKAGINGMTRAMALDLGPDIRVNTVNPGWVAIDRTTTDMDEEYRAHLESIHPVGRLGTPADVAAAVAFLASDEAGFVTGANLLVDGGRTAVMQDDTLPDYRARRQEETERD; encoded by the coding sequence ATGGTGAGCGGGAGCGCAGACGAGGGTACAGACGCACACGCCACGGGCGACCGGTTCGTGGACACAGTGGCGGTCGTCACTGGGTCGACCCGCGGCATCGGAGCCGGCGTCGCACGACGGCTCGCCGCCGAAGGCGCACGTGTGATCGTGACCGGACGCAGCAGGGACGCCGGCGAGGCGACCGTCGCCGACATCGAGGCCGACGGCGGCGACGCGACGTTCGTCCGTGCGGACATGCGCGACCCCGACGACATCGCGGCGCTGTTCGACGCCGCCGTCGAGACGTTCGGCGGCGTCGACGTCCTCGTCAACAACGCGGGCGTGGAGACGAACACGGCCGTCGACGAGGCGACGATGGACGACTGGGCGTTCGTCCTCGAGACGGACTTCCGCTCGTTCTGGCTGTGCGCGCGCGAAGCCGCCGAGCGCATGGACGGCGGAGCCATCGTCAACATGTCGTCGAACCACGCGATCTGCACGATGCCCGCGATGTTCCCCTACAACGCGGTGAAGGCGGGGATCAACGGCATGACGCGCGCGATGGCGCTCGACCTGGGGCCCGACATCCGAGTGAACACGGTCAACCCCGGCTGGGTGGCGATCGACCGAACGACGACTGACATGGACGAGGAGTATCGCGCCCACCTAGAGTCGATTCACCCCGTCGGCCGACTCGGGACGCCCGCGGACGTCGCCGCGGCGGTGGCGTTCCTCGCCAGCGACGAGGCGGGCTTCGTCACGGGGGCGAACCTGCTCGTCGACGGCGGGCGAACTGCCGTCATGCAGGACGACACGCTCCCGGACTACCGCGCCCGCAGGCAGGAGGAGACAGAGCGTGACTGA